The following proteins are encoded in a genomic region of Hyla sarda isolate aHylSar1 chromosome 3, aHylSar1.hap1, whole genome shotgun sequence:
- the LOC130362474 gene encoding protein unc-93 homolog A-like produces MEIRHLKNIFVVSVGFLLLFVAFGGLQTLQSSLNASGGLGAVSLSVIYAGQIFSAAVFTPFVIKKLGCKWTLIIGTCFYIMYTLANFYPRWYTLIPASVMLGLGASPFWTAKCTYLTVSARQHALKSGQKDMHVINQYFGIFFFIFQSSRIWGNLISSLVLNLAQPKDETIWNNTDCGASEALILSGNWSQSAGNYSEQSGNWSHTSSTSSRPSNVLVYIILGVYVACGLLALLLISTLLDPIDLTENTNADCHVNFWEPFLATTKHLQDKRQCLLIPLTIYSGIVQGFILSDYTKSYVTCSLGMQYVGYVIIVYGGTTSIFSYIFGKLSQYIKRITFFSSAMTINISSIAALFVWRPHHYQLGVFFVFSGLWGIADAVWQTLLNGYYGILFEDNRDAAFANYLLWKSVGYVISFGYSSFLGIYVKLCILLATLLLGMLLYLIVEYIEFRKTNIQVHSFKDTETVSEKD; encoded by the exons ATGGAGATACGCCATCTAAAGAACATCTTTGTTGTGTCTGTGGGATTTTTACTTCTTTTTGTTGCTTTTGGAGGCCTTCAAACACTGCAG AGTAGTCTTAACGCTTCTGGAGGTCTGGGTGCTGTGTCATTAAGTGTTATATACGCTGGTCAAATCTTCTCTGCAGCAGTCTTTACCCCATTTGTCATTAAGAAACTCGGATGTAAATGGACACTTATTATTGGCACCTGCTTTTACATTATGTACACCCTGGCAAACTTTTATCCAAGATG GTATACCTTAATCCCTGCATCTGTGATGCTGGGCCTAGGGGCAAGCCCATTCTGGACAGCAAAATGCACATATCTTACCGTAAGTGCAAGACAACATGCACTAAAATCTGGCCAAAAGGATATGCATGTTATCAACCAATACTttggaatctttttttttatcttccaaTCATCTCGCATTTGGGGAAATTTAATCTCGTCATTAGTATTGAATTTGGCTCAACCAAAAG ATGAAACAATCTGGAATAACACAGACTGTGGTGCAAGTGAAGCTTTAATATTATCTGGGAATTGGAGTCAGAGTGCTGGAAATTATAGTGAACAAAGTGGAAACTGGAGCCATACATCTTCCACTTCATCACGACCATCAAATGTTCTGGTTTATATCATTTTAGGAGTGTATGTAG CATGCGGCTTGTTAGCTCTGCTACTTATTAGTACGTTGCTGGATCCAATTGACCTAACTGAAAATACAAATGCAGACTGCCATGTAAACTTCTGGGAACCATTTTTGGCAACTACAAAACACCTTCAAGATAAACGCCAGTGCCTCTTAATTCCTTTAACAATATATAGTGGAATAGTACAAGGGTTTATTTTGAGTGACTACACAAAG TCCTATGTCACTTGCTCTTTGGGAATGCAGTATGTTGGTTATGTGATCATTGTTTATGGAGGGACGACCTCAATTTTTTCGTATATATTTGGAAAATTGTCACAGTACATAAAAAGGATTACCTTCTTTTCTTCAG CTATGACTATAAACATCAGCAGTATTGCAGCACTCTTTGTATGGAGGCCTCATCATTATCAgctgggagtgttttttgtattttctggACTCTGGGGTATTGCAGATGCTGTTTGGCAAACACTATTAAATG GTTATTACGGGATACTGTTTGAAGATAACAGAGACGCAGCTTTTGCCAATTATCTACTATGGAAATCTGTGGGATACGTTATATCATTTGGATATAGTTCATTTTTAGGCA